One Labrus mixtus chromosome 12, fLabMix1.1, whole genome shotgun sequence DNA segment encodes these proteins:
- the LOC132984752 gene encoding microtubule-associated protein RP/EB family member 3-like isoform X2: MAVNVYSTSMTIENLSRHDMLAWVNDSLHLNFTKIEQLGSGSAYCQFMDMLFPGCILMKKVKFNAKLEHEYIQNFKVLQASFKRMNVDKIIPVERLVKGKFQDNFEFLQWFKKFFDANYDGKEYDPLMMRQGQEGTPPPPPTNQGPMRTSPTAPKTVPPPQRQINTAPTRRSAPMSRNGGDAELVELNQQLLDLKLTVEGLEKERDFYFGKLRDIELICQEHNDENHASLAKIMDTLYATEEGFAPPDDEEIDEAAQGDHGEF; the protein is encoded by the exons ATGGCGGTGAATGTTTACTCCACCTCTATGACTATAGAGAACCTGAGTCGTCATGACATGTTAGCGTGGGTCAATGACTCTCTACATCTCAACTTTACAAAAATCGAGCAGCTCGGTTCAg GCTCAGCTTACTGTCAGTTCATGGACATGCTGTTTCCTGGCTGCATACTGATGAAGAAAGTCAAGTTCAATGCCAAATTGgaacatgaatatattcaaaattTCAAAGTCTTACAGGCTTCATTCAAGAGAATGAATGTGGACAag ATCATCCCTGTGGAGCGGCTCGTGAAGGGTAAGTTCCAGGATAACTTTGAGTTCCTTCAGTGGTTTAAGAAGTTTTTTGACGCCAACTATGACGGGAAAGAGTATGACCCGCTAATGATGCGACAGGGCCAGGAGGGGACGCCGCCGCCGCCTCCGACCAACCAag gCCCTATGAGAACATCTCCCACAGCACCGAAGACTGTTCCCCCCCCTCAGAGGCAGATCAACACAGCACCAACTCGCAGGAGTGCTCCCATGTCCCGCAATGGAGGAGACGCTGAGCTCGTAGAGCTGAACCAGCAG CTGCTGGATCTGAAGCTGACTGTAGAGGGactggagaaggagagagacttCTACTTTGGAAAGCTGAGAGATATTGAGCTCATCTGCCAGGAACATAATGACGAAAACCATGCATCCCTCGCGAAAATAATGGACACACTGTACGCTACAGAG GAGGGATTTGCACCAccagatgatgaagaaattgaCGAAGCAGCACAGGGAGACCACGGAGAGTTTTag
- the LOC132984752 gene encoding microtubule-associated protein RP/EB family member 3-like isoform X1 — protein sequence MAVNVYSTSMTIENLSRHDMLAWVNDSLHLNFTKIEQLGSGSAYCQFMDMLFPGCILMKKVKFNAKLEHEYIQNFKVLQASFKRMNVDKIIPVERLVKGKFQDNFEFLQWFKKFFDANYDGKEYDPLMMRQGQEGTPPPPPTNQGDPIHHKLKRPIRSGPMRTSPTAPKTVPPPQRQINTAPTRRSAPMSRNGGDAELVELNQQLLDLKLTVEGLEKERDFYFGKLRDIELICQEHNDENHASLAKIMDTLYATEEGFAPPDDEEIDEAAQGDHGEF from the exons ATGGCGGTGAATGTTTACTCCACCTCTATGACTATAGAGAACCTGAGTCGTCATGACATGTTAGCGTGGGTCAATGACTCTCTACATCTCAACTTTACAAAAATCGAGCAGCTCGGTTCAg GCTCAGCTTACTGTCAGTTCATGGACATGCTGTTTCCTGGCTGCATACTGATGAAGAAAGTCAAGTTCAATGCCAAATTGgaacatgaatatattcaaaattTCAAAGTCTTACAGGCTTCATTCAAGAGAATGAATGTGGACAag ATCATCCCTGTGGAGCGGCTCGTGAAGGGTAAGTTCCAGGATAACTTTGAGTTCCTTCAGTGGTTTAAGAAGTTTTTTGACGCCAACTATGACGGGAAAGAGTATGACCCGCTAATGATGCGACAGGGCCAGGAGGGGACGCCGCCGCCGCCTCCGACCAACCAag GTGATCCCATTCACCACAAACTTAAAAGGCCCATTCGTTCAG gCCCTATGAGAACATCTCCCACAGCACCGAAGACTGTTCCCCCCCCTCAGAGGCAGATCAACACAGCACCAACTCGCAGGAGTGCTCCCATGTCCCGCAATGGAGGAGACGCTGAGCTCGTAGAGCTGAACCAGCAG CTGCTGGATCTGAAGCTGACTGTAGAGGGactggagaaggagagagacttCTACTTTGGAAAGCTGAGAGATATTGAGCTCATCTGCCAGGAACATAATGACGAAAACCATGCATCCCTCGCGAAAATAATGGACACACTGTACGCTACAGAG GAGGGATTTGCACCAccagatgatgaagaaattgaCGAAGCAGCACAGGGAGACCACGGAGAGTTTTag
- the LOC132984752 gene encoding microtubule-associated protein RP/EB family member 3-like isoform X3 produces the protein MAVNVYSTSMTIENLSRHDMLAWVNDSLHLNFTKIEQLGSGSAYCQFMDMLFPGCILMKKVKFNAKLEHEYIQNFKVLQASFKRMNVDKIIPVERLVKGKFQDNFEFLQWFKKFFDANYDGKEYDPLMMRQGQEGTPPPPPTNQGDPIHHKLKRPIRSGPMRTSPTAPKTVPPPQRQINTAPTRRSAPMSRNGGDAELVELNQQLLDLKLTVEGLEKERDFYFGKLRDIELICQEHNDENHASLAKIMDTLYATEDPH, from the exons ATGGCGGTGAATGTTTACTCCACCTCTATGACTATAGAGAACCTGAGTCGTCATGACATGTTAGCGTGGGTCAATGACTCTCTACATCTCAACTTTACAAAAATCGAGCAGCTCGGTTCAg GCTCAGCTTACTGTCAGTTCATGGACATGCTGTTTCCTGGCTGCATACTGATGAAGAAAGTCAAGTTCAATGCCAAATTGgaacatgaatatattcaaaattTCAAAGTCTTACAGGCTTCATTCAAGAGAATGAATGTGGACAag ATCATCCCTGTGGAGCGGCTCGTGAAGGGTAAGTTCCAGGATAACTTTGAGTTCCTTCAGTGGTTTAAGAAGTTTTTTGACGCCAACTATGACGGGAAAGAGTATGACCCGCTAATGATGCGACAGGGCCAGGAGGGGACGCCGCCGCCGCCTCCGACCAACCAag GTGATCCCATTCACCACAAACTTAAAAGGCCCATTCGTTCAG gCCCTATGAGAACATCTCCCACAGCACCGAAGACTGTTCCCCCCCCTCAGAGGCAGATCAACACAGCACCAACTCGCAGGAGTGCTCCCATGTCCCGCAATGGAGGAGACGCTGAGCTCGTAGAGCTGAACCAGCAG CTGCTGGATCTGAAGCTGACTGTAGAGGGactggagaaggagagagacttCTACTTTGGAAAGCTGAGAGATATTGAGCTCATCTGCCAGGAACATAATGACGAAAACCATGCATCCCTCGCGAAAATAATGGACACACTGTACGCTACAGAG gatccccattag